The genomic region CTTATCGTACACGTAACGCTCGATGGATTCGGCCAGCGCATCGTCGATCGCCCGGTGGAATCGCGTAAGTTCTTCGAGCGCCGGGGCTGCTGAGGGGGACGCGGCGTCCCACAATTCGATAACGGTCGTTCGCAGAGCACGAAACTCGGCGGTCACCTGAAGCAGATCCACTCCTAAATCATACCGTTGCGCACCATGCACATGCGCCCACGACTGGGTGGGTGTTGGTGACTGGAAGTCCGTGAATGTCACGCCCGGTTCGGTTGCAGGCCTTGGCAACTGCATTGCCTGGGCAATCCCCTGGATGACCTGCCGAATATGATTGATTAGTTCGTTACGCGTAAAATCCCTGTCAGGTAAAATCGTCTGCGCATTGCGGATCCACTGGCGTAGAAGTGGTTCCATGTTGTCCAGGATAAATTCGTTCAACTGCATCGCCAATGGCTCCCGATTCAAAGCAGATGGTGGACAGTGAGCGGGCCATCGACATGGTCGGATGGCTAGCGCCTCTGGAACAAGCTGGGCAGACACGGTTAGGTCGGCTCATGCAAGGGAGACGCTGACTTTGCCTGCTCCCGGCTCACGCTTGACAATGCAATCTAATGGTTATTTATTGAAATTAAAGCCATTTCGGAATATTGGGGTGGGTGTCCAGTGATTGTCGTGCGACGAGCGAATAAAATGCAGGCGCACCCTGACGGGTGGGAAGAAGCGTTTCTTGCCCTTTTGCTGTGTGAAGTGCCCGCGCGAACTCATCCGTTATCCGTCGAGCCCGTGGACCGGGTGTTTGGTAGGCGTTCCTGCTGGGTTATGTAGGTGCCATCAAAGCAATAGGTCTCGGCTAGCGCTTCCCAGTCCGTCAGATAAATCGTGCCCGAATGCACTTCCAGCAGATTCAATGCTTCCATGCCTTTTATGATTCGGTTGACATGGACGTTTGACAGCCCCAAGGCGGCACCGATTTCCGGCTGTGTTAACGGTATGGGTTTTACCGCCGCGTTGTCGGGCAGAACGTGCTGGGTACGTAGCGTCAATTCGCACAGCAGGTGAGCGAGCTTAAAGTCGCCGGGTCTTGCCGCGACACTCACAAACCGTTCACGCTGGATACGTTCACTGGCCAGCTTCATGAGGGAGAAGGCGCGCCGCAGACTGTCGCTTTCGGCCAAAAGCGCCTCCAAGGCCACGGCCTGTAGGTTAATGACCGTTGTTCCTGTCAAACACTTGAGAGTGACCCCCGAGGTCCTTTCAAGATGGCTGTTGATGGACGAGATGTCGCCGGGCAACAGGAACTCGACAATGCACGT from Marinobacter nanhaiticus D15-8W harbors:
- a CDS encoding Crp/Fnr family transcriptional regulator yields the protein MSSASRASNLDAYLAPFLRRLQRYADISTAEACQLKSVVYQCQHHRRGDLLIKKGHLSNDVYAIAEGTVAQEIITEDGKTCIVEFLLPGDISSINSHLERTSGVTLKCLTGTTVINLQAVALEALLAESDSLRRAFSLMKLASERIQRERFVSVAARPGDFKLAHLLCELTLRTQHVLPDNAAVKPIPLTQPEIGAALGLSNVHVNRIIKGMEALNLLEVHSGTIYLTDWEALAETYCFDGTYITQQERLPNTRSTGSTDNG